The Flammeovirgaceae bacterium genome contains a region encoding:
- a CDS encoding tetratricopeptide repeat protein codes for MKNTVVKLLITGLFGSFTLTNAFAQCKEWAFSDGEAKAIEQEKVTLYTDAKSNNNFKAALPPLNWLLKNNPKLNTSIYINGAEIFDKVASAETDPAKKRVYIDSLLLIHDLRIANCGEEAPVTNRKALMAAKYYANENGKEAYVLSLMDKAIELNGNNTLDGTLIPYMQSTKINKLKLKTLTDEQVLERYDKVMSIIDAKIKKARSEGKPVDKLETMKGDVDKVLFSMVTVNCDFVRKNLGPKFKANPADIGNAKKIFAFMLQDKCTDDPLWLEAAEAIHKVEKDFGLAKNLAIRYLAAENYAKAEQLFKEALELAPTNSDKADMMIYLGAIEAKNGNKPGARELYRQALAADGAKKEAYEKIGDLYYQSFSDCAKKENMAADRLVYIAAFEMYQRAGDAKKMAMAKDQFPSKEDIFLVNWSAGETQRVGCWINESVTVKTRD; via the coding sequence TCAGCGATGGCGAGGCCAAAGCTATTGAGCAGGAGAAGGTTACGCTGTACACCGATGCCAAAAGCAATAACAACTTTAAAGCAGCACTACCTCCGCTGAACTGGTTACTGAAGAATAACCCCAAACTGAATACCAGTATTTATATTAATGGTGCTGAAATATTTGATAAAGTGGCCAGTGCCGAGACCGACCCGGCAAAAAAGAGGGTTTACATTGATTCGCTGTTACTCATTCATGACCTGCGCATCGCCAACTGTGGCGAAGAGGCACCGGTAACCAACCGAAAGGCACTCATGGCAGCAAAATATTATGCCAATGAAAATGGTAAAGAGGCCTATGTACTGTCGCTCATGGATAAAGCCATCGAACTGAACGGTAACAATACGCTTGACGGGACCCTGATTCCGTATATGCAGTCCACCAAGATTAACAAACTGAAACTGAAGACACTTACAGACGAACAAGTGCTTGAACGCTATGACAAGGTAATGTCCATTATTGATGCCAAAATCAAAAAAGCACGCAGCGAAGGTAAGCCCGTTGATAAACTAGAGACCATGAAGGGCGATGTTGACAAAGTATTGTTTAGTATGGTAACTGTTAACTGCGACTTTGTGCGTAAAAACCTCGGACCAAAATTCAAGGCAAATCCGGCCGATATAGGCAATGCCAAAAAAATATTTGCCTTCATGCTGCAGGATAAATGTACTGATGACCCGCTGTGGCTTGAAGCGGCTGAGGCCATTCACAAAGTGGAAAAGGACTTTGGCTTGGCCAAGAACCTGGCCATCCGTTACCTTGCTGCTGAGAACTATGCTAAAGCCGAACAACTCTTCAAAGAAGCACTGGAACTGGCCCCGACAAATTCCGACAAGGCCGATATGATGATCTATTTAGGGGCTATTGAAGCCAAAAACGGCAATAAACCGGGTGCCCGTGAGTTATACCGGCAGGCATTAGCAGCCGATGGAGCAAAGAAAGAAGCTTATGAAAAAATCGGTGACCTGTACTATCAAAGTTTTTCCGATTGCGCCAAGAAAGAAAACATGGCGGCTGACAGGCTGGTATATATAGCTGCGTTTGAAATGTATCAGCGGGCGGGCGATGCCAAGAAAATGGCCATGGCCAAAGACCAGTTCCCTTCCAAGGAAGATATCTTCCTGGTGAACTGGTCAGCTGGTGAAACCCAGCGTGTAGGATGCTGGATTAATGAAAGCGTTACCGTAAAAACACGCGATTAA
- the lptC gene encoding LPS export ABC transporter periplasmic protein LptC: MREAEHVEMFYSEAQVVKVKMLADLVYEFQNGDREFPKGIYLEFFDETGNLSSTLRANHAYYFKNEDQWRARGKVEVINLAKNEQLNTEELFWRPTKEEIHTESFVTIRMQNEVIYGEGLEAKQDMSSYTIKKPQGEFTIEENETPR, translated from the coding sequence CTGCGTGAGGCTGAGCATGTAGAGATGTTTTACAGCGAAGCCCAGGTTGTAAAGGTAAAAATGCTGGCCGACCTGGTGTATGAATTTCAAAATGGCGACCGGGAATTTCCAAAAGGCATTTACCTTGAATTTTTTGACGAAACAGGCAACCTTTCTTCCACCCTGCGTGCCAACCACGCCTACTACTTTAAAAACGAAGATCAATGGCGTGCCCGCGGAAAAGTAGAGGTTATTAACCTGGCCAAAAACGAACAATTAAATACAGAAGAACTTTTCTGGCGACCAACCAAAGAAGAAATCCATACCGAAAGTTTTGTTACCATCCGCATGCAGAACGAGGTTATTTATGGCGAAGGCCTTGAGGCCAAGCAGGATATGTCCTCCTACACTATAAAAAAACCCCAGGGTGAGTTTACCATCGAAGAAAACGAAACACCCCGCTGA
- a CDS encoding HlyC/CorC family transporter — MDPGLLPYIALSLIFSFFFSGIEIAYLSANKLQLELQGKQGSLAGRIFTKFIRKPSMFIGTTLVGNTIALVFYGIFMAQLLEPLLQVWLPQALLNEAFVMIVQVFLSTVIVLVTAEFLPKSIFLSNPNFWLTALAVPFNIVYYVLYPFVTTVVALSRFVIIHLFRVPYSDERPVYGLTDLNNYLKSMMKVKHEDEDVTLDKKIFHNALEFKSVKVRDCMIPRTEIVAVDLQDGITSLRKAFVESGHSKILVYKDSIDEVIGYCHSSGLFKKPNTIEEMLTPIITVSETTLANELMLRFIHERKSLAVVVDEFGGTSGIVSMEDVIEEIFGEIEDEHDQDDLVEQKLDETTWLLSARLEIDYLNETYGWRLPAGEYETLGGLILAYAEDIPQAGETIQVPPFTFTIQSTLDNRIDTIKLTLSGPAGD; from the coding sequence ATGGATCCGGGATTACTTCCGTATATCGCCCTGTCGCTGATCTTTTCCTTTTTCTTCTCAGGGATTGAAATCGCCTACCTGTCGGCCAACAAACTACAACTGGAGCTTCAGGGCAAACAGGGCTCGCTGGCCGGCCGGATTTTTACAAAGTTCATCCGCAAACCTTCCATGTTTATTGGTACAACGCTTGTAGGCAATACCATCGCGCTTGTATTTTATGGAATCTTCATGGCCCAGCTGCTCGAACCGCTGTTACAGGTTTGGCTACCGCAAGCCCTGCTGAACGAGGCTTTTGTAATGATTGTGCAGGTGTTCCTGTCTACCGTCATCGTTTTGGTAACAGCCGAATTTCTGCCAAAAAGCATCTTTCTGAGCAATCCCAATTTCTGGCTAACAGCCCTGGCGGTTCCTTTCAACATTGTCTATTACGTGCTTTACCCATTCGTTACCACAGTAGTGGCCTTGTCACGGTTCGTAATCATTCATCTCTTTCGTGTGCCGTATTCCGATGAACGCCCGGTGTACGGATTAACCGACCTGAATAATTACCTGAAGAGCATGATGAAGGTAAAGCACGAGGATGAAGATGTTACACTCGATAAAAAGATATTCCATAATGCGCTTGAGTTCAAATCGGTAAAAGTGCGGGACTGCATGATTCCACGAACCGAAATTGTTGCTGTTGACTTGCAGGATGGTATTACGAGCCTGAGAAAAGCATTTGTTGAAAGTGGCCACTCAAAAATTCTGGTTTACAAAGATTCGATTGACGAGGTTATTGGTTACTGCCACTCGTCAGGGCTGTTTAAAAAGCCGAACACCATCGAAGAAATGCTTACCCCCATCATCACCGTTTCGGAAACCACACTGGCCAACGAACTGATGCTTCGGTTTATCCACGAGCGGAAAAGCCTGGCTGTAGTGGTTGATGAATTTGGAGGAACATCCGGCATTGTAAGCATGGAAGACGTTATTGAAGAAATATTCGGTGAAATTGAAGACGAACACGACCAGGATGACCTGGTGGAGCAGAAGCTTGACGAGACAACCTGGCTGCTGAGTGCCCGGTTGGAAATTGATTACCTGAATGAAACCTATGGATGGAGGCTTCCGGCCGGTGAATATGAAACCCTGGGCGGCCTTATTCTTGCCTATGCCGAAGACATTCCCCAGGCAGGCGAAACCATCCAGGTACCTCCTTTTACCTTCACCATTCAGTCAACCCTTGATAACCGGATTGATACCATCAAACTGACACTTTCAGGCCCTGCTGGGGATTAA